One Plasmodium vinckei vinckei genome assembly, chromosome: PVVCY_09 genomic region harbors:
- a CDS encoding WD repeat-containing protein WRAP73, putative, with the protein MNSGNYDKEGEDSFSFYTNISEGIHGKYKLKSETTKINDSTKNIKTDRTTKIGITFLCVSICGNYIAIVSESHNNVVRVYYAENFSCIVILQQQKKIMNIRWDSILYKPRLKQIIYLFGETG; encoded by the exons atgaATAGCGGAAATTATGATAAGGAAGGGGAAGAcagtttttctttttacaCCAACA tatcCGAAGGAATACAcggaaaatataaattaaagaGTGAAACC acaaaaataaatgatagtacaaaaaatataaagactGATAGGACGACAAAAATAGGGATAACCTTTTTGTGTGTCAGCATATGTGGAAATTATATAGCCATTGTAAGTG AAAGTCACAATAATGTTGTAAGGGTTTATTATGCTGAAAACTTTTCTTGTATAGTTATATTACAacagcaaaaaaaaataatgaacatACGATGGGACAGTATATTATACAAACCAAGgttaaaacaaattatttatttatttggtgAAACTggatag
- a CDS encoding histone H2B, putative has translation MVSKKPAKEKKATNGAADGKKKRKKSRYDSYGLYIFKVLKQVHPDTGISRKSMNIMNSFLVDTFEKIATEASRLCKYTKRDTLSSREIQTAIRLVLPGELAKHAVSEGTKAVTKFTSK, from the coding sequence atGGTATCCAAAAAGCCAgctaaagaaaaaaaagcaacCAATGGTGCTGCTGatggaaagaaaaaaagaaaaaagtcCAGATATGACAGCTATGGActttacatatttaaagTTTTGAAACAAGTCCACCCAGACACTGGTATTTCAAGAAAATCCATGAACATCATGAACTCCTTCCTTGTTGATACCTTCGAAAAAATCGCAACTGAAGCTTCAAGATTATGTAAATACACCAAAAGAGATACCTTATCATCCCGTGAAATCCAAACTGCTATAAGATTAGTATTACCAGGAGAATTAGCAAAACACGCTGTATCTGAAGGAACCAAAGCTGTTACAAAATTTACCTccaaataa
- a CDS encoding histone H4, putative: MSGRGKGGKGLGKGGAKRHRKILRDNIQGITKPAIRRLARRGGVKRISGLIYEEIRGVLKVFLENVIKDSIMYTEHAKRKTVTAMDIVYSLKRQGRTLYGFGG; the protein is encoded by the coding sequence ATGTCAGGACGTGGAAAAGGAGGAAAAGGTTTGGGAAAGGGAGGAGCAAAGAGACACAGAAAAATCTTAAGAGATAACATTCAAGGTATCACAAAACCAGCCATAAGACGTTTAGCAAGAAGAGGTGGTGTTAAACGTATCTCTGGTTTAATATATGAAGAAATTAGAGGAGTATTGAAAGTTTTCTTAGAAAATGTCATTAAAGATTCTATCATGTATACCGAACACgcaaaaagaaaaactGTCACTGCTATGGACATTGTTTACTCCTTAAAAAGACAAGGAAGAACTTTATATGGTTTCGGTGGttaa
- a CDS encoding calcium/calmodulin-dependent protein kinase, putative: MLNNIDTNENINKKIKKLDNEKIEDYFVIKNFLPICEEFLLKHYKHLFEDFINKQDENKCNNNITTQVKKENTHQRFRQNDENFQPKQFENINIATPSKKRKKSYETDTQDDTTNNTKKNKYKKKRQKFHSNKFNLYQYYAQINKKSLKEIELPFDRAVLLNAIDKQNNTKKIIKIINKKKALSAFGETWGHMIEYILSINQHKNLMKIYDIYDDGKNFYLIMEKLRGKELFTFLVYKKQIKENVCKYIMLQILEAVNYLHYHNIIHRDIKPENLMFRNKKRKDKNYEYNYELVLIDYDTCQFIKPQTYFTLLPSNNQHYKNGTPKNGHAKIEQKTSSINQITYFSETKGTTLKSAKIVRNKNEIEQIDKHNETSFKWGMYRKRNLEISEKKKETEIKTVQHNDSTNCISPKKSKHVKLVGTYGYIAPEIIKGLNYSISSDIWSIGIILYILITGVTPLPMCLMINYRNTKEILMKKEKKGINFNLLSFNNYPLAKDLCQQFLQFDPTKRIKNTITASYHPWLRFFNFSKKNYITNTYRHNNLYNALSFYSNKIYKPNKSPISHHQNNYHTILKPSFSSNKITYSISEIIPESIFTKENKNNIQLKYTIPIQYEANNTIYPIVFHNNFNLYPQSQFEESNHLIIQHNLDILKSLKNTKEITDQSANQILYNNNNNNDENAFQNCYPNHANLLICKTGIVKQDTIHYNLNNTTHVAKKVKNNHIHMAWENEQNVPLHDMPLKIEKDNTYINKSNLKHNTNGYKHVMHLFENIIENKKTNLYKFPSINNSTIPFTYTDYPNNISIHPLTNSHVNNNEIKCECQPSNNNYNKNMNECNIKICQAQNGASNFKVSNLTTSLPSIENKNDIKQKTNKLNISDHTVNTLTDCQVINKYNDIIKNSQNQSNILYIHENVQKNKPNQQYMQNGCTNINIQNYNDTLPTIVPYKVPDNNYCHIFYSAIPQNNSNISDTPNEEDQNQYCPIHNYKTNKCFHLDNTIINKFNYSPVFYNHPYKYNINNLLYTNNKHFLMNKFNNFYKNVINHDPIYFVNNLNTSNQINTYNNSIMNKNNSIFNNLANNKSYDYFVLHKNTNIYPDQDYTNNNYSSIYTHKKLKKNNNTYPSYIINKLNPNQPQSKEFNSLNTSKYDTP, translated from the coding sequence ATGCTGAACAATATTGatacaaatgaaaatataaataaaaaaattaaaaaattagataacgaaaaaatagaagactattttgttattaaaaatttcttACCAATATGTGAAGAATTCTTATTAAAACATTACAAGCACTTGTTTGAagattttataaacaaacaAGATGAAAACAAatgcaataataatatcacAACCCAAGTAAAGAAAGAGAATACACATCAACGTTTTAGacaaaatgatgaaaattttcaacccaaacaatttgaaaatataaacattgCTACACCAtcaaagaaaagaaaaaagtcTTACGAAACAGACACACAAGATGATACtacaaataatacaaaaaaaaataaatataaaaaaaaaagacagaAATTTCAttcaaacaaatttaatctatatcaatattatgcacaaataaataaaaaaagtttaaaaGAAATCGAATTACCATTTGATCGAGCTGTTTTACTAAATGCTATcgataaacaaaataatactaaaaaaattataaaaattataaataaaaaaaaagcattAAGTGCTTTTGGTGAAACATGGGGACATATGATAGAGTATATTCTATCAATAAACcaacataaaaatttaatgaaaatatatgatatatatgatgATGGTAAAAATTTCTATTTAATTATGGAAAAGTTAAGAGGCAAAGAATTGTTTACATTCttagtatataaaaaacaaattaaagaaaatgtatgtaaatatataatgttacaaatattagaagctgttaattatttacactatcataatattatacatcGAGATATTAAACCAGAAAATCTTATGTTtcgaaataaaaaaagaaaagataaaaattatgaatataattatgagCTAGTACTAATAGATTATGACACTTGCCAGTTCATCAAACCGCAAACCTATTTCACTCTCCTCCCAAGTAATAATCagcattataaaaatggtacTCCCAAAAATGGGCATGCAAAAATTGAGCAAAAGACAAGCTCCATCAATCAAATTACCTACTTCTCCGAAACCAAAGGTACCACTCTTAAATCAGCTAAAATTgttagaaataaaaatgagatTGAACAGATTGACAAACATAATGAAACATCTTTCAAGTGGGGAATGTATAGAAAACGAAATCTAGAAATTagtgagaaaaaaaaagaaactgAAATAAAGACAGTACAACATAATGATAGTACAAATTGTATATCACCAAAAAAATCAAAGCATGTAAAACTGGTTGGAACATATGGATATATAGCTCctgaaattataaaaggATTAAATTATTCTATATCTTCAGATATATGGTCAATAGGaattatattgtatatactAATCACAGGAGTTACACCCCTTCCTATGTGTCTTATGATTAATTATAGAAAtacaaaagaaatattaatgaaaaaagaaaaaaaaggaataaacTTTAATCtattatcttttaataattatccATTAGCTAAAGATTTATGTCaacaatttttacaattcGATCCaacaaaaagaattaaaaatacaatcaCTGCTTCCTACCATCCATGGCTaagattttttaatttttcaaaaaaaaattatataactaACACATATAgacataataatttatataatgcattatcattttattcaaacaaaatttataaaccTAATAAATCCCCAATAAGTCAtcatcaaaataattatcataCTATTTTAAAACCTTCTTTTTCCTCtaataaaattacataCTCTATATCTGAAATTATTCCTGAATCGATATTtacaaaagaaaataaaaataatatccaacttaaatatacaatacCAATTCAGTACGAAGCAAATAATACTATATATCCAATTGTTTTTCacaacaattttaatttatatcctCAAAGTCAGTTTGAAGAATCAAATCATCTTATCATTCAACATAATTTAGATATCCTCAagtctttaaaaaatacaaaagaaATCACAGACCAATCTGCAAaccaaatattatataacaaCAACAACAACAACGATGAAAATGCTTTTCAAAATTGCTACCCAAATCATgctaatttattaatatgtaaaaCTGGAATAGTCAAACAAGATACCATTCACTACAACTTAAATAATACTACACATGTTgcaaaaaaagtgaaaaataatcatatacatatggCTTGggaaaatgaacaaaatgtGCCATTACATGATATGCCTCTTAAAATTGAAAAGGACAatacttatataaataaatccaatttaaaacataatacAAATGGATATAAACATGTTAtgcatttatttgaaaatataatagaaaataaaaaaacaaatttatataagttTCCTTCCATAAACAATAGTACAATACCGTTTACATACACAGATTACCCAAACAATATATCCATACACCCACTTACAAACTCccatgtaaataataatgaaataaaatgtgaATGTCAACCATCtaacaataattataataaaaatatgaatgagtgtaatataaaaatatgtcaaGCTCAAAATGGAGCATCAAATTTTAAAGTCTCAAACCTAACAACTTCTCTACCATccattgaaaataaaaatgatataaaacaaaaaacaaacaaactAAATATATCTGATCATACTGTCAATACATTGACCGACTGTCAAGTaattaacaaatataatgatataattaaaaattccCAAAATCAATCTaacattttgtatatacatgaaaatgtacaaaaaaataaaccaaACCAAcaatatatgcaaaatgGATGTacaaacataaatattcaaaacTACAATGACACACTTCCTACTATAGTGCCTTATAAAGTTCcagataataattattgtcatatattttattccgCCATCCctcaaaataatagtaacaTATCTGATACCCCAAATGAAGAAGATCAAAACCAATATTGTCCaatacataattataaaactaATAAATGTTTTCATCTAGACAATACaatcataaataaatttaattattctccggttttttataaccacccatataaatataatataaataatttattatataccaataataaacattttcttatgaataaatttaataatttttacaaaaatgtaataaacCATGAccctatatattttgtaaataatttaaatacatCTAACCAGATAAATACTTATAACAATTCAAtcatgaataaaaataattccatttttaataacttAGCAAACAATAAATCTtatgattattttgttttacataaaaatacaaacatATATCCAGACCAAGactatacaaataataattattcttccatatatacacataagaaattaaaaaaaaacaataatacatatccatcctatattattaacaaacTAAATCCTAACCAACCTCAATCAAAAGAATTCAACTCATTGAATACCTCGAAATATGATACCCCTTAA